A genomic stretch from Sphingobacterium sp. ML3W includes:
- a CDS encoding ATP-dependent Clp protease ATP-binding subunit, producing the protein MEAKFSPRVKDVISYSREEALRLRHDYIGTEHLLLGLIREGDGMAIKILKNIGIDTTALRQSVEDAVKGASVSRAPIGNMPLTKQAEKVLKITYLEAKIFKSDIIGTEHLLLAILRDEDNIASQILQQYNVTYDIFKSEVEQNRTTIKDEAPGSPTGDDDFAEDDQYIQPKKVSDIKSKTPVLDNFGRDLTKAAEEGRLDPIVGREKEIERVSQILSRRKKNNPLLIGEPGVGKSAIAEGLALRIVQRKVSRVLFNKRVVTLDLASLVAGTKYRGQFEERMKAVMNELEKSPDVILFIDEIHTIVGAGGASGSLDASNMFKPALARGEIQCIGATTLDEYRQYIEKDGALDRRFQRVTIEPATHDETVEILNRIKEKYEDHHNVTYTPDAIEACVSLTTRYITDRFLPDKAIDALDEAGSRVHLNNIHVPQSIIDIENKIEEVKLEKNKVVRSQKYEEAAKLRDTEKKLIDELEKEKIAWEEETKSKRYTVSEENVAEVVAMMTGIPVQRVSQSDSQKLLNMGELMKGRIIGQDDAVGKLVKAIQRTRAGLKDPKKPIGSFIFLGPTGVGKTELAKELARFMFDTEDALIQIDMSEYMEKFAISRLVGAPPGYVGYEEGGQLTEKVRRKPYAVVLLDEIEKAHPDVFNLLLQVLDEGQLTDSLGRKVDFRNTIIIMTSNIGARQLKEFGQGVGFTTAAKSQQTDAHSRGVIETALKRAFAPEFLNRIDDVIVFNSLTKENIFKIIDIELTSLFKRIADLGYTINLTDEAKDFIADKGYDSNFGARPLKRAIQKYLEDPIAEEILKGNVQTGSVLTVSINPETKDIEVSSSDPKSSKDTAEK; encoded by the coding sequence ATGGAAGCAAAATTTTCACCGCGCGTAAAGGATGTTATATCGTACAGTAGAGAGGAGGCTTTGAGATTGCGTCACGATTATATAGGCACAGAGCATTTGTTGCTCGGCTTGATTCGTGAGGGCGATGGAATGGCGATCAAAATCCTTAAAAACATAGGCATTGACACAACTGCCCTACGTCAATCTGTGGAGGACGCAGTGAAGGGGGCATCTGTATCACGTGCGCCTATTGGCAACATGCCATTAACTAAACAAGCTGAGAAAGTGCTGAAAATAACTTATTTGGAAGCGAAAATTTTCAAGTCAGATATTATTGGCACCGAGCACCTATTATTGGCTATCTTACGGGATGAAGATAATATCGCTTCGCAGATTTTACAGCAATATAATGTGACTTATGACATCTTCAAATCTGAAGTTGAGCAAAATAGAACCACCATTAAGGATGAAGCTCCCGGCTCTCCTACAGGTGACGATGATTTTGCTGAGGATGATCAATATATCCAACCTAAAAAGGTTTCGGATATTAAATCCAAAACGCCTGTATTGGACAACTTTGGCCGAGATTTGACCAAAGCTGCTGAAGAAGGTAGACTGGATCCTATTGTAGGTCGTGAAAAAGAAATCGAACGTGTATCACAGATCTTATCACGTCGTAAAAAGAATAATCCGTTATTGATCGGTGAACCTGGAGTAGGTAAATCGGCTATAGCAGAAGGATTGGCGTTACGTATCGTGCAACGCAAAGTATCACGTGTATTGTTCAACAAGCGTGTGGTCACTTTAGATCTAGCCTCTTTGGTTGCTGGCACAAAATATCGTGGTCAATTTGAAGAGCGCATGAAAGCAGTCATGAATGAGCTTGAAAAATCACCGGATGTGATTTTGTTTATCGACGAAATTCACACCATTGTGGGCGCTGGCGGTGCTTCAGGATCTTTGGACGCTTCCAATATGTTTAAACCAGCCTTGGCAAGAGGAGAAATACAATGTATCGGTGCGACTACACTGGACGAATATCGTCAGTATATTGAGAAAGACGGTGCTTTAGACCGTCGTTTTCAACGTGTGACTATCGAGCCGGCTACACATGATGAAACTGTAGAGATCTTGAATCGTATCAAAGAGAAATATGAGGATCACCACAATGTGACTTATACGCCAGATGCAATTGAGGCCTGTGTGTCATTGACAACACGTTATATTACGGATCGTTTCCTACCGGATAAAGCGATTGACGCTTTGGACGAAGCGGGCTCACGTGTACACTTGAACAATATTCATGTTCCACAATCCATTATTGATATCGAGAATAAAATCGAGGAAGTCAAATTGGAGAAAAACAAGGTTGTGCGTAGTCAAAAATACGAGGAAGCTGCTAAATTACGTGATACAGAGAAAAAGCTTATCGACGAGTTAGAGAAAGAGAAGATTGCGTGGGAAGAAGAAACCAAATCTAAGCGATACACTGTTTCCGAAGAAAATGTAGCGGAAGTTGTTGCGATGATGACTGGTATCCCAGTGCAACGTGTCAGCCAATCCGACAGCCAAAAACTGTTGAATATGGGTGAGCTAATGAAAGGAAGAATCATCGGTCAGGATGATGCCGTCGGTAAATTGGTTAAAGCCATCCAACGGACACGTGCTGGACTGAAAGACCCTAAGAAACCTATTGGTTCCTTTATATTCCTAGGTCCTACTGGTGTCGGTAAAACAGAATTAGCGAAAGAACTAGCTCGATTTATGTTTGATACTGAAGACGCATTGATCCAAATTGACATGAGTGAATACATGGAGAAATTTGCTATCTCACGTCTGGTCGGAGCGCCTCCGGGATATGTAGGTTATGAAGAAGGTGGACAGTTAACAGAGAAAGTACGTCGCAAACCTTATGCGGTAGTGCTTTTGGATGAGATTGAGAAAGCGCACCCTGATGTATTCAACCTGTTACTGCAAGTATTAGATGAAGGTCAGTTGACTGATAGTTTGGGTCGTAAGGTGGACTTCCGTAACACGATTATCATCATGACCTCCAACATTGGTGCACGTCAATTGAAAGAGTTTGGTCAAGGTGTCGGTTTTACTACTGCGGCAAAATCGCAACAAACAGATGCACACTCCCGTGGAGTAATCGAAACTGCCTTAAAAAGAGCTTTTGCGCCAGAGTTTTTGAACCGTATTGACGATGTTATTGTTTTCAATTCGTTAACAAAAGAAAATATCTTTAAGATCATTGATATCGAATTGACGTCTTTGTTTAAACGAATCGCAGATTTAGGATATACCATTAACTTGACGGATGAGGCGAAAGATTTCATCGCCGATAAAGGCTATGACAGTAATTTCGGTGCACGTCCATTAAAACGGGCAATCCAAAAATATCTGGAAGATCCAATTGCGGAAGAAATCCTCAAAGGAAATGTGCAAACAGGTTCAGTTTTAACCGTGAGCATCAATCCAGAAACCAAAGATATTGAGGTCTCTAGCTCAGATCCGAAGTCTTCAAAAGATACAGCTGAGAAATAA
- the ettA gene encoding energy-dependent translational throttle protein EttA: protein MSDEKIIFSMAGVNKIYPPQKQVLKNIYLSFFYGAKIGVIGLNGSGKSSLLKIIAGLDKSYQGEVVFSPGYSVGYLAQEPQLDLEKTVLEIVQEGVAEITATLKEYEEINEKFGLPEVYENPDEMDRLLARQGELQDKIDATNAWEIDSKLDRAMDALRCPEPDAKIANLSGGERRRVALCRLLLQEPDVLLLDEPTNHLDAESIDWLEQHLKQYKGTVIAVTHDRYFLDNVAGWILELDRGEGIPWKGNYSSWLDQKAKRLAQEEKQETKRQKTLERELEWVRMAPKARHAKSKARLHNYEKLASEETKEREEKLELFIPPGPRLGNSVIEATDISKSYGDRILFENLSFMLPPAGIVGIIGPNGAGKTTLFRLITGQETPDTGSFKVGETVKLGYVDQMHHDLDPEKSVWENITGGNDNMILGNRSVNSRAYVSKFNFNGADQQKKVGVLSGGERNRVHLAITLKEGSNVLLLDEPTNDIDVNTLRALEEGLENFGGCAVVISHDRWFLDRICTHILAFEGDSQVYFFEGNYTEYEENRKKRLGDVTPHRIKYKKLVK, encoded by the coding sequence ATGTCAGACGAGAAGATTATTTTTTCGATGGCGGGAGTCAACAAAATCTATCCGCCTCAAAAACAAGTTCTAAAAAATATCTATTTATCTTTTTTCTATGGTGCCAAGATTGGTGTGATCGGTTTGAACGGATCCGGAAAATCTTCATTATTGAAAATTATTGCGGGTTTGGATAAATCTTATCAGGGTGAAGTTGTGTTTTCTCCAGGTTACTCTGTGGGATATTTGGCACAGGAACCCCAATTGGATCTCGAAAAGACCGTACTGGAAATTGTGCAGGAAGGTGTTGCTGAAATTACAGCAACCTTAAAAGAATACGAAGAAATCAATGAAAAATTTGGCTTGCCTGAGGTCTACGAAAATCCGGATGAAATGGATAGATTGCTAGCGAGACAAGGTGAATTGCAAGATAAAATTGATGCAACAAATGCTTGGGAAATCGATTCTAAATTGGATAGAGCAATGGATGCATTGCGTTGTCCAGAACCTGATGCTAAAATTGCCAATTTGTCAGGTGGTGAACGCAGACGTGTAGCATTATGTCGCTTATTATTACAAGAACCAGATGTATTATTGCTTGATGAGCCGACTAACCACTTGGATGCAGAGTCTATTGACTGGTTAGAACAACACTTGAAACAGTATAAAGGAACTGTCATTGCCGTAACCCACGACCGTTACTTCTTGGATAACGTCGCAGGATGGATCTTAGAACTTGATCGTGGTGAGGGAATTCCGTGGAAAGGAAACTATTCTTCGTGGTTAGATCAAAAAGCTAAACGTCTGGCACAAGAAGAAAAGCAAGAAACCAAACGTCAGAAAACTTTGGAGCGTGAGTTGGAATGGGTACGTATGGCTCCAAAAGCCCGTCATGCTAAATCTAAAGCCCGTCTTCATAACTATGAAAAATTGGCGTCTGAGGAAACCAAAGAACGTGAAGAAAAATTGGAGTTGTTTATTCCTCCAGGACCGCGCTTGGGTAACTCTGTTATTGAAGCAACAGATATTTCCAAATCCTATGGTGACCGTATCTTATTTGAAAATTTAAGTTTCATGTTGCCTCCAGCCGGTATCGTTGGTATAATTGGGCCAAATGGTGCAGGTAAAACAACTTTATTCCGCTTGATCACAGGACAGGAAACGCCAGATACAGGTTCGTTCAAAGTAGGCGAGACGGTCAAATTGGGTTATGTCGATCAGATGCACCATGATCTTGATCCTGAAAAATCTGTTTGGGAAAATATCACCGGTGGTAATGATAATATGATCTTAGGCAATCGCTCCGTAAATTCCAGAGCTTATGTCTCTAAATTTAACTTTAATGGTGCTGATCAACAAAAGAAAGTCGGTGTACTTTCTGGTGGAGAACGTAATCGCGTCCATTTGGCGATCACATTGAAAGAAGGCTCAAACGTACTTTTACTCGATGAGCCGACCAATGATATTGACGTAAATACATTGCGCGCGTTAGAGGAAGGTTTGGAGAATTTCGGTGGTTGTGCTGTGGTGATTTCCCACGATAGATGGTTCTTGGACCGTATCTGTACGCATATTCTTGCGTTTGAAGGTGATTCTCAAGTGTATTTCTTTGAAGGTAACTATACTGAATATGAGGAGAACCGCAAGAAACGCTTGGGTGATGTGACTCCACATCGTATTAAATACAAAAAATTGGTGAAATAA
- a CDS encoding PAS domain-containing sensor histidine kinase, protein MEGGRLLAAIIDHAIDGIITIDNRGNVESINPAALELFGYNAEEVIGHNVSMLMPEPDRGNHDNYIHNYQTTGHKKIIGIGREVMGLKKNGETFPFRLAVSEVWLKDKNIFTGFIHDLSREKAAEDMLKQHAAELEHKVSERTRDLISMVSELEKAKAEVSKSLEKEIELNQLKSRFVSMASHEFRTPLSSVQLSASLIEKYADRPDDKASIIKHTNKIKGAVQLLTSILNDFLSLEKLEAGIVVMNKQYINLVELAEEITEEMQLICKKNQHIVYQHTGEIGHFSLDQNLLKNALVNLISNAIKYSGEDTLIEFTTCIDDDGCSISVKDNGIGIPQEDQVHLFEPFFRAHNTGNIPGTGLGLNIVKRYIELMQGKMEFVSEVHKGTSFKVSFE, encoded by the coding sequence ATGGAAGGCGGAAGGCTTCTGGCGGCCATAATAGACCACGCAATTGATGGAATTATCACCATTGACAACAGGGGGAATGTGGAAAGCATTAACCCTGCTGCCTTAGAATTGTTTGGTTATAACGCCGAAGAAGTTATAGGACATAATGTTTCGATGTTAATGCCTGAGCCTGATCGGGGGAATCACGATAATTATATCCATAATTATCAAACGACAGGTCATAAGAAAATTATCGGGATCGGACGGGAGGTGATGGGATTAAAGAAGAATGGAGAAACATTTCCGTTCCGGCTTGCGGTCAGTGAAGTTTGGCTTAAAGATAAAAATATTTTTACAGGATTTATCCATGATCTCTCCCGTGAAAAGGCTGCTGAGGACATGCTAAAACAGCATGCAGCCGAATTGGAACATAAAGTCAGTGAGCGAACCCGTGATCTAATATCGATGGTTTCGGAACTGGAAAAAGCAAAGGCGGAGGTCTCTAAATCTTTGGAGAAAGAAATTGAACTTAACCAGCTTAAATCACGTTTTGTTTCTATGGCTTCACATGAGTTTCGCACACCTTTAAGTTCCGTTCAATTATCAGCTTCGTTGATCGAAAAATATGCGGATCGCCCCGATGATAAGGCGAGTATCATTAAACATACCAACAAGATTAAAGGTGCAGTGCAGCTCTTGACCAGTATTTTGAACGATTTTCTCTCATTGGAGAAATTGGAGGCGGGTATTGTAGTCATGAATAAGCAGTATATTAATTTGGTTGAACTGGCTGAGGAGATTACGGAGGAAATGCAATTGATCTGTAAAAAAAACCAGCATATTGTGTATCAGCATACAGGTGAGATCGGACATTTTTCTTTGGACCAGAATCTATTGAAAAATGCTTTGGTGAATTTGATTTCCAATGCAATCAAATACTCGGGCGAAGATACATTAATTGAATTTACAACCTGTATTGATGACGATGGCTGTTCGATTTCAGTCAAAGATAATGGAATCGGTATCCCCCAAGAGGACCAAGTGCATTTGTTTGAGCCTTTTTTCAGAGCCCATAACACAGGGAATATTCCGGGTACGGGACTGGGGCTAAATATCGTGAAAAGATATATTGAACTTATGCAAGGTAAAATGGAGTTTGTATCGGAGGTACATAAAGGAACATCATTTAAGGTCAGTTTTGAATAG
- a CDS encoding response regulator, with product MKNKKTILIIEDNIDIREGTTEILELTGRYDVITAENGRIGVDLATRHIPDLILCDIMMPELDGYGVLFMLSKIESTSKIPFIFLTAKAERADMRKAMEMGADDYLTKPFDDVELMNAIEVRLKKHEQLSANTPEDADLNLSEEEQVLLLQELLANSRVKTVKKKQSIFEKDDSPTYVYYVKSGQIRSFKSYKDGRELSTGIYIEGNYFAYASVLLNENYEDYAEAVEPSEVILIPKDAFLELLWKKPAIASKFIKLLSVDLREKEEQLLGFAYHSVRKRVANALISVAEKSGININEVNACTIDITRDGIASIAGTANETVSRMLSDFKEEKLISKEKGKIFINSIKKLRDVKQ from the coding sequence ATGAAAAATAAAAAGACAATTCTAATTATTGAGGATAATATTGACATTAGAGAGGGGACAACTGAGATTTTGGAGCTGACAGGACGGTATGATGTTATTACAGCGGAGAATGGTCGGATAGGAGTTGATTTGGCAACCCGGCATATTCCTGATTTGATTCTCTGTGACATCATGATGCCCGAATTGGATGGATATGGTGTACTATTTATGTTAAGCAAAATAGAAAGCACTTCAAAAATTCCTTTTATTTTTCTGACCGCCAAAGCCGAACGTGCGGATATGCGCAAGGCAATGGAGATGGGGGCTGATGATTACCTGACCAAACCTTTTGACGATGTGGAGCTGATGAATGCAATTGAGGTTCGTCTAAAAAAGCATGAGCAGTTATCCGCTAATACACCTGAAGACGCTGATCTAAATCTGAGTGAAGAGGAGCAAGTTTTATTGCTACAGGAATTACTCGCGAACTCGCGTGTGAAAACGGTAAAGAAGAAACAGTCAATCTTTGAGAAAGACGATTCGCCTACTTATGTCTATTATGTCAAATCAGGGCAGATTCGAAGCTTTAAATCATATAAAGATGGACGCGAATTGTCGACTGGAATTTATATCGAAGGGAATTATTTTGCTTACGCTTCGGTGCTGTTGAATGAGAACTATGAAGATTATGCAGAAGCTGTTGAACCGAGCGAAGTTATTTTAATTCCGAAGGATGCTTTTTTGGAGCTCTTATGGAAAAAACCGGCTATAGCAAGCAAGTTTATCAAATTGCTTTCTGTCGACCTTCGTGAAAAAGAGGAACAACTATTGGGCTTTGCATACCATTCTGTACGTAAACGTGTGGCCAATGCTCTGATCAGTGTAGCCGAAAAAAGCGGAATTAATATCAATGAGGTCAATGCCTGTACAATTGATATTACCAGAGATGGAATTGCTTCGATAGCCGGTACGGCAAATGAAACTGTTTCACGTATGCTTTCTGATTTTAAAGAGGAAAAGCTGATCTCGAAAGAAAAAGGAAAGATTTTTATCAATTCTATCAAAAAATTGAGAGACGTAAAACAGTAA
- a CDS encoding lactate dehydrogenase, protein MKVVVYNVRSFEKEFWALANAKQHDLTLISNGLNAETQNYARGKDAIVISGGDILDDKMLLNLKELGINKIMTRSKETSHIDLVKAGSLRIQIANAPFEDQSPKGLAEQTIRNLNLWGMEKCVGKACCCLNDCAKNNFQ, encoded by the coding sequence ATGAAAGTAGTTGTATATAATGTGAGGTCATTTGAAAAGGAGTTTTGGGCATTGGCCAATGCAAAACAGCATGATCTCACCTTGATTTCAAACGGATTAAATGCCGAAACGCAAAATTATGCGCGCGGGAAGGATGCGATTGTCATCTCTGGAGGAGATATTTTGGACGATAAAATGCTACTTAATTTGAAGGAATTAGGGATCAATAAGATCATGACAAGAAGTAAAGAAACATCCCATATTGATCTGGTGAAGGCAGGCTCCCTGCGTATTCAGATTGCGAATGCACCTTTTGAGGATCAAAGCCCAAAAGGACTGGCAGAACAGACTATTCGGAATCTCAATCTCTGGGGGATGGAAAAATGTGTTGGTAAAGCATGTTGTTGTTTAAATGACTGCGCAAAAAATAATTTTCAATGA
- the hemN gene encoding oxygen-independent coproporphyrinogen III oxidase: MSTQDKTMAELVQKYNVAAPRYTSYPTVPFWDEKTFSTDAWTDQVYLTFKQSKDRGLSLYIHLPFCESLCTYCGCNTRITKNHQVELPYIAALLKEWEMYRTVFKGAKPLVSEIHLGGGTPTFFQPENLKLLIEGILEHVDVTADRSFSFEAHPANTTTEHLQILFNLGFRRLSLGIQDFDPLVQFMINRQQTFEEVEAVMLNAREIGFVSINFDLIYGLPKQTQASVQDTIEKSMLLKPDRISFYSYAHVPWLKPGQRHYTEADLPKGTAKLALYNLGKKLILAQGYADIGMDHFAKKDDELYLAFQEGRLHRNFMGYADRFNPLLIGIGVSSISDAWGGFAQNVKTVKEYHKLIASGVLPVVKGHILNAEDLVIRRYILDMMCKGKVQLDPTSDLTEQIKDELSTLVQDGLVSIEGDLIRCTTIGRSFLRNICMAFDQRFLKLRTKTQLFSEAI, translated from the coding sequence ATGAGTACACAAGACAAGACTATGGCGGAGCTGGTGCAGAAATATAATGTTGCAGCACCACGGTACACCAGTTATCCAACTGTTCCATTTTGGGATGAGAAAACATTTTCTACTGATGCTTGGACGGATCAGGTATACCTTACTTTCAAACAGTCAAAAGATAGGGGGTTAAGTCTGTATATACATCTTCCTTTTTGCGAGAGCTTATGCACATACTGTGGCTGTAATACGCGTATCACAAAAAATCATCAGGTTGAACTGCCTTATATTGCTGCCCTCCTAAAGGAGTGGGAGATGTATCGGACTGTTTTCAAAGGTGCAAAACCGCTCGTGTCAGAAATACATTTGGGTGGTGGTACACCGACATTTTTTCAACCTGAGAACCTGAAATTGTTGATTGAGGGAATTCTTGAACATGTCGATGTCACAGCAGATCGCTCTTTTTCATTTGAAGCGCACCCTGCTAATACCACAACCGAGCACCTACAGATTCTTTTCAACCTAGGCTTCCGTCGTCTCAGCTTAGGGATACAGGATTTTGATCCTTTGGTGCAATTTATGATCAATAGACAGCAGACCTTCGAGGAAGTAGAAGCGGTGATGTTGAATGCCAGAGAGATCGGTTTTGTATCCATTAATTTCGATTTGATCTACGGATTGCCTAAGCAGACCCAAGCATCTGTACAGGATACGATTGAAAAATCTATGCTGCTCAAGCCAGATCGTATATCTTTTTATAGCTATGCCCATGTCCCCTGGTTAAAACCCGGGCAGCGGCATTATACCGAGGCGGATCTGCCGAAAGGTACTGCCAAACTAGCACTTTATAATCTCGGGAAAAAGCTGATCTTGGCACAAGGTTACGCAGATATCGGGATGGATCATTTTGCGAAAAAAGATGATGAACTTTATTTGGCTTTCCAAGAAGGACGCTTGCACCGTAATTTCATGGGGTATGCGGATCGGTTTAACCCCTTATTAATTGGCATTGGTGTGTCCTCGATCAGCGACGCTTGGGGTGGTTTTGCGCAAAATGTAAAAACAGTTAAAGAATATCATAAGCTGATCGCATCAGGTGTCTTGCCTGTAGTGAAAGGGCATATACTTAATGCAGAAGATCTGGTCATAAGACGTTATATCCTTGATATGATGTGTAAAGGTAAAGTACAATTGGATCCTACATCGGATTTAACTGAGCAGATTAAAGATGAATTGTCAACATTGGTCCAAGACGGCTTAGTCAGCATAGAAGGAGATCTGATTCGATGCACTACTATCGGACGTTCATTTCTACGGAATATCTGTATGGCTTTTGATCAACGTTTTTTAAAGCTGCGTACAAAAACGCAGTTATTTAGTGAAGCAATTTAA
- a CDS encoding heavy metal translocating P-type ATPase metal-binding domain-containing protein, with amino-acid sequence MAVTKEKVQQIEKCFHCGDTIEETGYHLDEHDFCCLGCQTVYQVLQNGGMQQYYRYNQHPGKSNKEKQADFSYLDEPQIAAKLVDFKDDKMTIITFYIPAIHCSSCIWLLENLYKLNPNVLQSRVDFMKKQASITFNHTLLPLKDLVYLLANIGYDPKITLQDVVKEGNKNNLNPLVAKIAVAGFCFGNSMLFSFPDYFGMGEFEKEYASFFGYINLAFGLPVLLYCASDYFKSAYVSLKQKRLNLDVPLALGILVLFLRSAFEVITQTGAGFTDTLCSLVFFILIGKWVQQRTYYHISFERDYRSYFPVAVTVLTEDGDKPVQLADINIGDRILVRNNEIIPADAILLKGDAGIDFSFVTGESSPVSKTLGEIIYAGGRQTGEAIELEVIKPISQSYLTKLWNNENYKDYDKHFQTFVNFISKYFTVVLLAIAFFAALYWAVDGSANRAWGAFTAVLIIACPCALALSSPFTLSAALSIFDRNKFYVKNTAAIEQMATIDTLVFDKTGTISSPKATSIYFEGSLNTNEKTLVYAVCRNSSHPLSREIVKWLDVCSDVPVRDFKELPGKGMEAMVEGLVVKIGSASFLNIGNIKTDRSVVFIRIDEELKGYFTMEQAWRDGLPALIENFTPRYDLHLISGDNDRRMDALKLIFPSEACLMFNQSPMEKLGRIQKFQQAGKHVCMIGDGLNDAGALRKADLGIAVSDDINNFSPGCDAILDGESFSKLSDFFAFSKDAVKVIHMSFGISLLYNIIGLSFAIQGIMSPLFAAILMPISTVTIISFTSLMTRWYAKRHKL; translated from the coding sequence ATGGCGGTAACAAAAGAAAAAGTACAACAAATCGAGAAATGTTTCCACTGTGGAGACACAATCGAAGAAACAGGTTACCATCTCGATGAGCATGATTTTTGCTGCCTCGGATGCCAAACTGTCTATCAGGTTTTGCAGAATGGGGGGATGCAACAATACTACCGTTATAATCAGCATCCTGGAAAATCCAATAAAGAAAAACAAGCGGATTTTTCGTATTTGGATGAGCCACAGATTGCGGCTAAATTAGTCGATTTTAAGGATGATAAGATGACTATCATTACCTTTTATATTCCTGCTATCCATTGTAGCTCGTGTATTTGGCTGTTGGAAAATCTCTATAAATTAAATCCAAACGTGTTACAGTCCCGCGTGGACTTTATGAAAAAACAGGCCAGTATCACTTTTAATCATACTTTACTTCCGCTCAAAGATTTAGTATATCTATTAGCTAATATTGGTTACGATCCCAAAATTACACTGCAGGATGTCGTTAAAGAGGGAAACAAGAATAACCTGAATCCCTTGGTTGCCAAGATTGCAGTAGCAGGATTCTGTTTCGGAAATTCGATGCTATTTAGTTTCCCGGACTACTTTGGTATGGGAGAATTTGAAAAGGAGTATGCGAGTTTTTTCGGTTATATCAATTTAGCTTTTGGATTGCCAGTTTTGTTGTATTGTGCTTCGGATTACTTTAAGTCTGCGTATGTCAGTTTGAAACAAAAAAGGTTGAATCTGGATGTCCCTTTGGCCTTGGGTATTTTGGTCCTGTTTTTACGTTCGGCTTTCGAAGTAATAACGCAGACTGGAGCTGGTTTTACAGATACTTTATGTAGTTTGGTGTTCTTTATTCTGATCGGAAAATGGGTGCAGCAGCGGACCTATTATCATATTTCTTTTGAAAGGGATTATCGGAGCTATTTCCCCGTTGCGGTAACTGTACTTACTGAAGATGGGGACAAACCTGTGCAATTGGCCGATATTAATATCGGTGATCGTATACTTGTTCGTAACAATGAGATTATCCCGGCAGATGCCATATTATTAAAAGGCGATGCGGGGATTGACTTTAGTTTTGTGACCGGAGAATCAAGTCCTGTGAGTAAAACCTTAGGGGAAATTATTTACGCCGGGGGACGTCAGACGGGCGAGGCGATCGAACTGGAGGTTATAAAGCCGATTTCACAGTCGTATCTGACCAAATTATGGAATAATGAAAATTATAAAGATTACGATAAGCATTTTCAGACTTTTGTGAACTTTATAAGTAAATATTTTACTGTTGTTTTATTGGCGATCGCTTTTTTCGCAGCACTATATTGGGCTGTGGACGGAAGCGCCAATAGGGCTTGGGGAGCTTTTACGGCAGTGCTGATTATAGCGTGTCCTTGTGCATTGGCGTTGAGCTCTCCTTTTACCCTATCTGCGGCATTAAGTATTTTCGATAGAAACAAGTTCTATGTTAAAAATACAGCGGCAATCGAGCAGATGGCAACAATAGATACACTCGTTTTCGATAAAACAGGAACTATTTCGTCGCCTAAAGCAACCTCAATTTATTTTGAAGGCTCACTTAATACAAATGAAAAAACGTTGGTATATGCAGTATGTCGTAATTCTAGTCACCCCTTGAGCCGAGAGATTGTGAAATGGCTGGATGTGTGTTCTGATGTTCCGGTCCGAGATTTTAAAGAGTTGCCAGGAAAAGGGATGGAGGCGATGGTTGAGGGGCTAGTTGTCAAAATCGGTAGTGCCAGTTTTTTGAATATAGGAAATATCAAAACTGACAGATCTGTCGTATTTATACGTATCGACGAAGAGCTGAAAGGATATTTTACGATGGAACAGGCTTGGAGAGATGGCTTGCCGGCTTTGATCGAAAATTTCACACCTCGTTATGATCTTCACCTGATATCAGGGGATAATGACCGACGCATGGATGCGCTAAAATTGATTTTTCCTTCGGAAGCTTGCTTGATGTTTAATCAGTCTCCAATGGAAAAACTGGGGCGCATTCAAAAATTTCAGCAGGCGGGAAAACATGTCTGTATGATCGGGGATGGATTGAATGATGCGGGAGCATTGCGTAAAGCAGATTTAGGGATTGCTGTCAGTGATGATATCAATAACTTTTCGCCTGGATGTGATGCTATTTTAGACGGTGAGTCATTTTCAAAATTATCGGATTTCTTTGCTTTCAGCAAAGATGCTGTAAAGGTAATCCATATGAGCTTTGGGATATCCTTGCTCTATAATATAATCGGGTTGAGTTTTGCTATTCAAGGGATTATGTCGCCCTTATTTGCTGCAATCTTGATGCCGATAAGTACAGTTACAATTATCTCATTTACCAGCTTAATGACAAGATGGTATGCAAAACGTCATAAACTATAG
- the ccoS gene encoding cbb3-type cytochrome oxidase assembly protein CcoS, with product MEIMYILIGCSVLLALVFLCAFFWANKSGQHDDTYTPSVRILFDDDTAEEVEK from the coding sequence ATGGAAATCATGTATATTCTAATCGGTTGTAGTGTATTATTAGCTTTGGTATTTTTATGTGCTTTCTTTTGGGCGAATAAGTCAGGACAGCATGATGATACCTATACCCCTTCAGTAAGAATTTTGTTTGATGATGACACAGCGGAAGAAGTGGAAAAATAA